TTCAGTTTGTTTGTAATTTTTTATGGACGATACTATTCTTTAATTTAAAGAATAGTTTTATTGCAGCTATTGATATCAGTTTACTTTTAATTTTCTTAACGATTTTACTCTATCAATTGTGGGTGAATAGGCGTAACGCCGTGCTATTGATGATTCCCTACTATCTATGGGTAATATTTGCTACTATATTAAATTATTCAATTTATTTTTTGAATTAATTCGCAATAATTCACGTGGAATATACCAACATTAGTCTCTAAATAATAAAATTTTTTGTTGAGTAGAGTATCTTTTGTTGAAATTACTAATACCACACAGACTGAATGATAACTTCAGTTTGTGTGGTATTTTATATAAATAGCCACTTAAATTTAATTTTCAAGTAATTAGTTTTTTCAGACCACGAATGGATACTGGAATAATGTCCCCATTTTCTAAAGTGACTTCCCGTATCTTTTTATTAATCATTTGAATATTCTGGGTATTTACTACAAATGATTTATGGCAACGAATAAAGTGATGGTTTCTATCTTCAATCTCTTTTATGTTGCCATAGAACTGTAATTGACTATAAGGGAGATGTACCTCTAATTTATGAGGTACACCAGGAGAAGTAGAAAAGTATTGGATATCTTTAACAGGTAAAAATTTGATTTCATCGTTGAATTCGATTTTAAACATCTCTTTTTCTAAAGGAGCTATTTGAAGATCTTTAAATAGCTTGCTTAAAATACGTTCGATATTATCTTTTAAATGTAAAATATCTTCCTTGATAATATAATCAGTAGGTTCAATATTATTTTTTAAAATAATCAACGAAAGATCAGTATAGGAAGTGACATAAATTATTTTACCAGATGGATCAAGA
This window of the Enterococcus mundtii genome carries:
- a CDS encoding LytR/AlgR family response regulator transcription factor, which codes for MIPIYICEDDPKQLELITTVIKNRIMIENLGCYIHFVTSNSQDLLTSVQINTSPFGIYFLDIELKDSELNGIELGKKIRDLDPSGKIIYVTSYTDLSLIILKNNIEPTDYIIKEDILHLKDNIERILSKLFKDLQIAPLEKEMFKIEFNDEIKFLPVKDIQYFSTSPGVPHKLEVHLPYSQLQFYGNIKEIEDRNHHFIRCHKSFVVNTQNIQMINKKIREVTLENGDIIPVSIRGLKKLIT